The following are from one region of the Corylus avellana chromosome ca1, CavTom2PMs-1.0 genome:
- the LOC132170428 gene encoding receptor-like serine/threonine-protein kinase SD1-8 gives MSPEYAIKGLYSVKSDVFSFGVLLLEIVSSKKNTDFSNSDSLNLLSYVWELWRNGRSLELTDPTIGNPSSTSILSRFINIGLLCVQESSIDRPTMVDVVSYISNEYTPLPIPKPPAFCIDRNTTVANVENCSINSVTVSIMEAR, from the exons ATGTCTCCCGAATATGCTATCAAGGGTCTATACTCAGTAAAGTCTGATGTGTTTAGCTTTGGAGTATTGCTACTAGAGATTGTGAGCAGCAAAAAGAATACTGACTTCTCTAACAGTGATTCACTCAATCTTCTTAGTTAT GTTTGGGAGTTGTGGAGAAATGGTCGAAGTTTGGAGTTGACGGATCCAACAATAGGAAATCCTTCCTCTACTTCTATTCTATCAAGATTCATTAACATTGGGCTTCTTTGTGTACAAGAAAGCTCCATTGATCGACCTACCATGGTTGATGTCGTCTCTTATATTAGCAATGAATATACACCTCTACCTATACCAAAGCCTCCAGCTTTTTGCATAGACCGAAATACAACGGTTGCCAATGTAGAAAATTGCTCAATAAACAGTGTAACTGTTTCAATAATGGAAGCTCGATAG